actacgctattaatacctggtcccacatgtcatacacaccctgcatcttggagtccatgctacagctggctacaaatctgtagcccgcttctcttctctctccttatttatctttttaaaatatgtttgcagctggcttatagcctgctattgtacccgCTCTTAGAATACTCCCTAGCATTCAAACAGCCCCTTCATACCAATGCTTGTTCTCCGGGACGCCGATGGGGTAGAAGGTCCCCTTGCATCTGGTGAAATGTCGCTTGCCATCTGTTGTGGTCGCCGAAAAACTCGAGGTGCCCCTGCACAAGCATCATCTTGCGAGGGGTACCCGTGTTTGCAATGCCGGTGTTCATAATTTGATCCGGAGAGAGATCTTGTTTAAATACAAGTCGTATAGCTTAGCAAGGCGAGAGTCTGATAAACGTTAAAGAGTTCAGGCCTCCAGGGCAAGCATAATACACCATAATATAATATTAAGACGGTCATGCATGCCAAGAGGCAAGAGCAATGTGTCTGTCAAGAGTTAGCAACGAAAAGTTAAGTTCAACTGAATGTCCGATGCTTTCCTTTCAAGAAAATGTTGAAATTTCTCACACGCATGAATGGAATGAAGCAGATGCAGATGAGATGATGAAGGTTTTCCTTCTTCCATCAGGAAAATCAGTCTCCGCTTAGATGACAATTTTGAACGAATACAAACTCTATTCTGTAAAGGTCCGACAACTCTAAGGCCTAAGCTTTCACATACTCACGAATGAACTCCTCAACCGCTGAAACATTACCGGTCAGACCAGCACCTTCAGTAACTGTCACCTTGTTCTGGCATTGGCTGAAATTAAATGCTTCTCCAGGGTTCCCAAGCTTGACTTCATCAGTGATGTCAGCAGATGATATGGCGTTCCTTGATTCCCGGAGCTTGTTTCTACACAACAGTAAAATCAGCACACAAGTAGTTTAAGTTAAATGAGTTGCTGATTATAGTGACCTCGGTTATTTCAAGTATGTAAACATGTGTACTCTAGAGACTTGTATTGCAGAATAATTTATTGTATCCACTAAAGCTACATCATAAGTTATAGGTGGACGCATTAAAATTGTAGAAATTTAATATAAACACCATCACAATCTGATGCACTATAGTTATACTAATATGATATGTTAGAAGAAAAAACATACAATTCCTTTTCCAATTGCTTCTTGATGAATTCTTTTGAGTGAGCTGTAACTTTATCTGTCTTGTTGCAGAATATCAGAACAGGAACCCTCTTCTTCACTACAGTTGCCTTTGTCAGGATGTCATACAAGTACCTGCGGAAAGAGAATATTGTAAGACCATAGCAACTGCAACAGAAGGCTGACACAGCACGCAATTTATTACTCCGTATTTGTCTCGGCATGACAAGACGGAAGCTCCTAGTCACACTTCTAATCTCATTCCAGTAAGAGATGGATTTCAATTTAAGCTAAAATAAACACCACATATTTTTACTAAGAACAGGATGTAAGTCAGCGAAATTACTCTGCAGCAGCATGCATGGTAGACAAGAAATCTTGAGCATCAACAACATAAACTATTCCAGCTGCTTGAGGCAGGACTTCATCAAGTTTGGGTTTGAGCCTTGCATGACCAGGAACGTCAACAACATGAACAGGTTTTACTTTGCCTCTCTGCAGAGCGAACAAGAACATGCATCAATATATTGTAGTCAGCAAATGCATGGTTCTATATAACAGGATAGTCTTCCTTTCATTTCATATCAAGatgtttaaaatatttgtctctaAGAAGTTGCCTTACCCTCTCCAGCTCAGAATGAAGCACGAAAGTATCGTTGTTTTGTTCCATTGAAGTCACAGTTCCTTGATGTGTTGATCCATCCCGAAGCTAGAGAAAGGGAGAATTAGCACAGACCACAGAGACAAAAGATACTCAACTCAAATTAACATGAAAAGGGAACAGTGGTGATGTATGATGTTGCGATTCAATATATCATGGAAAGAATACAGACAGGAGCATATTAAGTCGAAGCAAGGTAAGCTAAAGAGATACCCATAGATTACAACATCAAAATCAGATTGAGTAGGTTATTTAAAATGGTCATTTCCTAAGCTACTGAACTGTACATGTATAGAGGTTGAAACAATAGAAAGAAAAACGAGTTCAGAATTGAAGACCATTAAATGTTTAGCCATTATTCACCAATTTGATACAATTTCATTTCTCCGCTTTAAtccaccaaaaataaaaaataactgtCACTGAAGGAGTGAGAAACACACATAAAAAGGAACCATATATGGGCATTGAATGATTGAAACAGAAAATTACCTGGTAGAAGAGAATAGTTTTGCCACTACCACTGAGCCCAGATAGCACTATGGTGTTTGCTTTCGAGGATTTCAGGCACGAAACTGAAATAAAACAGAAGCCAGGAATTGCATATTAATTACTGCACATGCAGCTCCATCAAAATAATGTAGCAAAATGACTACTTTAGAAGTTCCACTTTTTGGTGATGGTGGACTCACTTATACCATACTGAGGAATTTGTGTGTGCGCTTGTGCCACAAATTAAACAGATACACATATGCAATTGATCAGATGGATTGAAGGCAAACTAGGTAATATGAGTTACTCAAACATTATCGCAACATGTAACAGCGACAAGGGTACAAAAGGTAAGCTCAGGCTTCAGAATGTAACCTTATTTGAGCTTGGCAACAATATACTGTATTATGGCTGGCTATTGAGCTACGCGATCAGATGCACAAACTAGTTCATTAATTCGCAATTATGGCTATGAAACAAACTGCTGGATTATGGAGTTGCACTGGAAACAACTCTAGCCAGTTGCTAAATTCTCGAAGCCTAAGCAATTTCAGTATCACTTGTGCCCACGCTTCCTAGCTCTTCCATAAACCAGTACTCTCGTATGCAAGATTTgaagcaaccaaaaaaaaaaaaaactaggcaGGCTTGAATAGTTGAATTGATACATCACCTGCGACCAGCAACAGAACCGTCACGGCGAccaccgcgacggcgacgtaAACCTGCTCGGGAGGCTGCTGCCGGATCCACCTCTCGGCTTGTCCCACCCATACCTCGGCCTGGCGAACCCACTCGTCCATCCCTGCACGAAACGAGGCGACGGGGGTGGGGGTGAGCAAGCGGCGAGCGGAGCGCGTGGGCTGGAAGAAGACGATCAGATCTGAAGGAGCAGCGGAGATGCGCGTTACCTCGCTGCACGCGGAAGTTCCCAGAGCAGGACGACGGCGCAGGCCTGCGCGTGTTACACCCTCCCTCTCcgtacgccggcggcgagccggcgcgaAACCCTAGgatgctccgccgccgcggaggtggCCGGAGTCGGAGGGGAGAAGGCGGGGGTTGGGGGGGAAGCCGAGCAGGAGAGGAAAGAATAGAAGGATGAGGAGAATTTTCTAGAGGAACACGAGATTCTCGAGTTAAGCCCAATATGCACGAAGGAGTACGGCCCAGTATGGGATTTCGGGCCAATTCCTCCGGAGAGGTCGAGATCCATATATTGGGCTGGATTTCCTTGGGCCTCAGGATTTAAATGGGCCCTGATTTTATCACTGCATTGaaactattgttttttttttttgtttttcatgcgACCGAGTTCAAATTCAAATCGTTACTTAGCGATGCTTGTATCATTTGTATCCACCACAACCAATAATCCCAAACACCAAATGAAAAATTCGTGGTGGCTCCCATAATGGTTTCCAGTTATGATatcatttgcaaaaaaaaatactactacctccgttttttaatagatgatgatgttgactttttctcacatgtttgaccattcgtcttattcaaaaaatttatgtaattataatttattttgttatgagttattttatcacttatagtactttaagtgtgatttatatcttatacatttacataaaaaaaatttaataagacaaatggtcaaacatgtgagaaaaagtcaacggtgtcatctattaaaaaacggaggtagtatatagcTGAGATCGCAAACTTGCAACAGatgaagagagaagaagaatgACAGCATAGATTCCATGGAACAGTGCCAGGTAGCTCCAACCATTGCCATGGAGGTaggtgtcagggttacggatagcacatacctaatagtagttgactaaatctcgacaggatccaccacataccatgtcttatacggaaacaaccttcggatataagAGGAGTttcgcataaggaaggatgactagagttctacattgaaacgacaaggactactcggattgtatccatattggttttcctagttctacttggacaagaggaCACCTATGGTTATAAATataaggccccctaggaggagaagGGACAGACCCACCATAGAAgatacggaacaacagaagccacaacatacaagccaacatacgccaagacaagacgccggatatcgacttcagagataggcatggctagtcccctacggtgcctacggataccgtcaggagagatatagcgttgtctctgatctcACCGGatacggattcgaggaggaaggctaccctgttgtcgactacgagccAGTACTACataccgccaagtcgacaacagttagataggctaccccaaatattgtactagtttgattatggtgaataagagcaataccggcttcggccaacaggatgtagggttattacctgacaattcaggggcccgaacctgtataaaaatccctatctccatctcttttacctcaatctcgcatataccctagtaccaatgatccccatgctatgcaaataccggaatcgcgacatcaaacatcgatAGTAGGGCTATCAAAAAAGCTCGAAGCTCGCAAGCTGCTCGAGCTTGATTCGTTACAGGCTTGATTCAAGCTCGGCTCGAATACTAGACAAGTCAAGCTCAAGCCTAGGTTGAGGCTCGCAAGCCtagcaagctcgagctcgaataGCTCGACAGGGCTTGATTAACATAAGATGTATTGCATGTAAGAAGATATTCTTGATGAGACAATATATACTGGTCATCGTGCTTGACCTGCTCAAGTCTCAAGACCTCATCAATGCTTCTCAATAAAGCACTTATCCGGCTGCTAGTAATAGTACTACATTCCTATTAGATGTAGTAGCTAGCTTTTGTTAATTGCAACGTTTCAAAGTCATGAATTCATGAGAAAAACTACAGAGGCTTCATTCAATACAAGTAGCATCCATTAATTTTGACTACCGATAATTTGTATTAATATCTCTTATACAAAAGTAAGTTCTTTGGAGTTTCACCAAGTCAAGCTGTCAAGCTCGAGTAGTCTCgaagctcgctcgagctcgaacTCGAGCTCACTCCCAAGCTCAATCAGTATccaggctcggctcgagctcagCTCGAGTTCATGTCAAGCTCAAGCCTACATAGCCAAACTCGCTCGAGCTCAGCTCATTGATAGCCCTAcatgaagaaggaagaaggagcTCCATACCTATGGCTACCTGCCAATATATCAAATCCACTCCAAGAAATTTAAAAGAACCCTGCTATACACACGAAGAAATCTGTACGAAATTCGTACGAAAACTACCTGCTTACGTGATTTCCATGGCTAGAACACTAGAAGCCCACACAAGATCACAGACCTACAACACTCTAGATTATTCAATAAGAAAAGCCCATATCAAATTGACAGGTTCAATATCATGCTACTCATTCAAACTTCAGAGCTTCGCTTGAGTGGAGATGCAGAAAGCAaggataaaataaatttaatcagttctaaaaaaattcaattcaatCAAGCATATGAGCTAGGTGGCGGCTATATGCCTAGGCCTCACCGCCTCAGCTGCCGCCACAATACGAGCAGTAAATATTGGGTTGCTTCCTGCATGGTAGGTAGGATCTACCATGCCCACACTAATAATAAATCATACATTGATGCACCGATGTACTTGTTTGATATGCTAGCTGATCACTTCGATGCTGCAAAGGACAATATATATTAGTTGTGTGGTAGTCGATAGTGATATGAGCATGCAGTAGTAATTCCTCAATATGATTTGAACACGATTTACTTGTTTATAGTTTGAACATATGCAGCCTGTGTATAGATTTTCGTAGCACATGGTTTTATAGACAAGTAGAGATATAACTCTTGCTTTTTCGTTTGCACCATACGTGGGCCTGTATTTGTTACGGGCTTAGGTACTTGCAAGATGATTATAGAGCATACAAGCCGAAAAGACAGGCTGCATGCGCTCTTCGTACATGTTTCGTAACAAAAAGTTTCGTACGTATAGacttttccaatttaaaattAAGCATAAACACGATCCAATCCACTCACAGGACCTTGCCATCGATTGGACAATACGATTTTATAATCCACCTGATCAGCGCCCTGAGCCCTGAAGATTAGCCACACAATTTGTTTATCCTCGATCGGTGCCAATGTCATCAAACGTCAGTGaccttaataattaattaattaattgcttgaTTAATTACCAGATGAACTGATTCTTCTGGCAAGTCCAGATCGACACGAAACGTACAGGAGATCACGAATTGCCTCTTCCGATCAAGCCATAGCCAGGATACTGCATCAATTAGCCAGGATACTGTGTCGATTTGACTTGATCGACCAGATCAAAGTAGTAATTAGCACGAGCGATTTTGCGAGATCGGGAGCACACGTAGTACTCCTACGTTGAGTGCACGTAGATATAGTCTTGCACAGTGTTTACACTGCCGTGGTCAACTAATACTGCACCTGCACGCTGCAGCTAAAAACACCTCTCGATTTTTCGCATGCAACGAAAAGGTTTGTGTACACGTGGATCGCTGTGACCAATGAGGAGTCGCCACGTCAGCGGCGCGCGAGATAGGTCAAAGCCGTtgagaggtggggcccacgctgcGCCAGGTGGCCCTGGTGGTTGGGAAACCGCTCCACCTACCTCCGCCCGCCCATCTCgcgatctcgccgccgccattcctcctccgccgccgtcgccgtccgccggccgccggccgccgccgcgcgcgacaGCGAGCACCCCGCTGCGCTGCCGTGGCGCATGACATGACACATGAGGCGATGAGTAGCTCTGGCTCACATCTGGCGGTCTAAAAGATTAGGATTACAGTTGGGCTGGTTCCAGAATGCTAGAATTGCTGTAACCCGGCCCTATGATCTGCGTCAGTAGGGTAGGTTAGTAGTTGTAAAATCTCTTTTCTCTTTGCTAatataggccttgtttagttttcaaaatttttttcatagaacatcacatcgaatctttagacacatgcatagagcattaaatatatataaaataaaaaactaattacacagtttgtatgaaaatcgcgagacgaatcttttgagcctaattaatccatgattagccataagtactacagtaacccacatgtactaataacggattaattttgctcaaaaaattcgtctcgcggtttccagatgagttatgaaaatagttttttcattcatgtccgaaagCCTCTTCCAACATCtaatcaaacatccgatgtaatacccaaaaattttcattttccaAACTAAACAAAGGCCATAGTGATGTTCATCTTTGCTTTTGGCCTACCTAGCTAGCTCAGACAGCTGGTTCAGTAGAGTGTTTGGCTGTCCTAAACTGGATTGAGTTCTTCAGAGTTCGGTCGGGCCGTTCATTCGTTGATAAGCAAACTCAATTAATCTCGTTATCAAATGCGTTGGCTCGATCCCGGCTTGCTGTAAGACTGTTTGTTGCTGCTGAACTTGCTTCTGCTCCAACTGTTCTATCCTCTTTTTTCGGTGTTCTTTTGGCACGGAAAGAATGCAAAAATGGTTGCTTATCCAAACCGAAACGAATCAGCATTCAGTGTCTTGTCAAGCAACTAGAAGTAGTGAATTATCATGCTCACCCACTCTGCCTGTCCGACGCGTCTGAATCGACCAAAATAACACGTTTTGGAGCCTCACTAGAACAGACGAAAATTATTCACTGACTGACACTTAGTGCACTGTACGAATTAATCATCGCTCAATAATTGGCAGGGGCCATCATCGATCAATCGTGCTTGCAGCATCACCCTCATATCACCGCAACGTCATACTCACAGTCTTCACAGGTAGCCAGCTCAAAGGCCAGAAGCTGAACACATCTACTATGGCGTttagttgctaaattttttttttccaaaaacatcacatcgaatctttgaataCATACATAGAACTTTAaatataggtttttttttaaaaaaaaactaattgcagaGTTAGAGGAGGAATAGCttgacgaattttttaagcctaattagtctatgattagtcataagtgctaaagtaacccacatatgctaatgacatattaattaggctcaaaagatttgtctcgcggttcccagacgagttatgaaattagtttttttattcattccgaaaaccccttcctacatccggtcaaacatccgatgttaaaaaaaaaaaaaacttctaaacAATGTTCTTCACTGACACTGTCAAGAGCGATGAGACATCGAGTGATCTGAAGATTTTGATCACGGCGATGGcgactgaagaagaagaaaaaggaaagctgACGCCTAGTACACACTAGTGCGCTCGCAACGACTGGCCACTCACTCGCTCACTGCCTAGTGCTCGATCTGCTCATGATGCAAACGCAAGGACTTGGTACTTACATGGCCATGTGAGACTCTGCTTGCAAAGGAAGCGAGTGATGCTTTTCGAGTGAAGAAATTATTTTGCCTTGCTCTTGGAGGCAACCTTAATTGCGCTTTAATGTTGGTCGGCGCCTGCTGCTTGATTTCCAACCAGGGAAGACTTAGTGTGGCGATCAAGATTAGTGGAGACAACATCTTGATCAACCATTTTGTCAAGATTCAGTTCGTTTATTTATCCCGGACTCATGGGCAACCGAAAGCGAGATGACAGAATACAGAGGAAATCAAAGGTGAAAGAAGCCTTTTGCTGTAGTGTGAGATGTGCATGGACACGGTCCAAGAACCATGATGTGAGCATCCTGTTTCAGCTGCtcatttggggggggggggggggggggtactgTAGTACTGATCAGTTTTTTGGATTAGACAATGTCAATTTTTCTGGATGGATCAGATTTGGATTTAGGTACTGCTGGATTCAACACATGTCATTGTCTTAAAGTAAATTGAGTTTAAGTAGCATGGTTTGACTTGCTTGATCACAGGTGTTGGTGTTGAGAGATACAGACAACTACTTATGCTTATTTATTTGGTAGTCTCCAAAAATCCGTCACatgattatttaaaaactttcaaatgtaattgtactataattagTTGTaacataatttatatataacttaAATATATATGAGTGCTTAGTGacttaaaaacaaatgaaaaaaactatATTAAAAGAACATCAAGATCAACTTCAaacacaaattttaaaatttaaatttcaacaACGGCTTATAAACCATAGTGCAAACGATAATACCCTATATCAAATCAGTACTACCAAATaatacctctgttttttaatatatgatgctattgacttttttgtcacatgtttgatcattcattttattgaaaaatttacgtaattataatttattttgttgtgagtttttttatcactcaaattactttaagcatgatttatatcttatacatttacataaaatttcaGAATTAGATGAATGttcaaacatatatttaaaagtCAACTGTGTTGTATATTAAAAAACCGAGTGAGCACTCGAGTATAcaagtactccttccgtcccatttCAAGTACAACCATGGTTTTTCACgtctaactttgatcgtccatcttatttgaaaattttttgaaaaaatttaaaaacataaattatgagtaaagtactattcatattgtATCAACTCatagcaacaaaaatactaattataaaataattttaaataagacagacgacccatggttacacttaaaatgagacggacgTAGTATAATACCATTTGTCACTAACTCGGTTCCAAAATACagtcttgtttagttcccaaaataaaaacttttcacccatcacatcaaatgtttgaacacatgcatagagtattaaatgtggacaaaataaaaaatcaattatatggtttacgtgtaaattgcgagacgaatcttttaagcctaattacgccatgatttgacaatgtggtgctaccgtaaatatatgctaattatagattaattaggcttaataaatttgtagtttcctaatgaaatctgtaatttgttttgttattacaCTACGTGTTTATGtgataaataaatctaaaatttttcctcaactaaacaaggcctacaTTGACCTGTCACAGAATCTTCagagaaggaaaaacaaaaatcgCAGCAAAATCGGCCTCCATTTGGAAAGGGAAACCCCGTTGCTTTCAGAGCAGCAACCAAAAATCCAGCCGGCCTGAGCTCAGCTGCCGTTTCCGACATCGCGGCGGGCGAGGAGCAGCAGCTGTGCGGTTCACACTGCCtccgtggtcccggtccacgacGCATCCACCCATTTAAaccccacctcccctctcctccgcctctcgccatcgccatcgacgacgacgacgacgagctcgcctccccttcccttccctccacggcgcgccgcctccgcgacaGGTCACCCTCTTCCCTTCCATCCAAACGAGCTCGGATTTAGGATGGACtcggacgacgaggcggcggctgcggccatggcggcgcgggcgcgggagaCGCTGAGGAAgagcgcgtcgtcgtcgtcgtcgtcgccgtacgCGGCGGAGGCGCACGCGCGTAGCACCGACGACGGccccgtcgcctccgcctcgtGCGACGCGCGCCTCGAGCGCTGCTGCCGCGAGGTTggcgccgcggtggcggtggtggaggagccggAGCGGGTTGTTTCGGGGGGCGGGGCGTTGCCGGAGTTTGTTGGTGAGGGAGGGGGCGAGGGGATCTACCGGGTGCCGCTGCGCGCCGCGATGCACCcgggccgcccgccgccgctcgaggtGCGGCCCCACCCGCTGCGGGAGACGCAGGTGGGGTCTTTCCTGCGGGCGCTGGCGTGCGAGCCGCGGCGCCGGCAGCTCTGGGCGGGCTCCGAGTCCGGGGTCCGCGTGTGGGGGCTCGACGAcgtgttcgccgccgccgggtgcggggcgcgccgcggcgacgaggagagcgCGCCCTTCAGGGAGTCCGTGCCCGTGCCGCCCGTGCTCTGCGTCGAGGCGGACGCCGCGAACGCGCTGGTGTGGACGGGCCACAAGGATGGGAGGATCATGTCGTGGCGAatggacctcgccgccggcggcgacgacgacgacgcgccgtTGTTCAGGGAGGCCCTGACGTGGCAGGCACACAGCCGCACGCCAGTGCTCTCCATGGTCATCACGTCTTATGGTGAGAAGCTTGATTACTTACTTTGATCATCTCAATCAATTCTATTTTTCATTGAGCAAATTACGCAAGGGATGGATAAAAATTGGCTCCATGCATAGTGAGGCAATAGCATTATTGGGTAAAAGAGCACGAAGAATGATTTTAGCTGATGAAATGTTTCATTTTAGCTGATTTTAAGCGTCTGAAAATAACAGGGCTTTAGCAACAACTTTAGTCTATTACAAATAAATTAGGAAAAACACTTTTGGGGGGTGGGGTCCAGTAATATTGACATCTTGCAAATGGAAAATCTGAAAGTtgaactagttttttttttctgttctgtATGACATGACATCCATATATGGGAGTATTAGTGTTAGAAG
The Oryza glaberrima chromosome 8, OglaRS2, whole genome shotgun sequence DNA segment above includes these coding regions:
- the LOC127781269 gene encoding uncharacterized protein LOC127781269 gives rise to the protein MDEWVRQAEVWVGQAERWIRQQPPEQVYVAVAVVAVTVLLLVAVSCLKSSKANTIVLSGLSGSGKTILFYQLRDGSTHQGTVTSMEQNNDTFVLHSELERRGKVKPVHVVDVPGHARLKPKLDEVLPQAAGIVYVVDAQDFLSTMHAAAEYLYDILTKATVVKKRVPVLIFCNKTDKVTAHSKEFIKKQLEKELNKLRESRNAISSADITDEVKLGNPGEAFNFSQCQNKVTVTEGAGLTGNVSAVEEFIREYVKA